In the genome of Succinivibrio dextrinosolvens, the window AAATCCTCAAGAAGACTAACCTTGTTTATGATTATACAAGAATACTCAAAGAAAAAAATTTACTTACCTGGATTTCTGTTAACAAGAAATCTGTATTTCTTTAAGGAAATTCCTCCGGCCCCATTCTCAAAGCCATTGGTTCCATACATCAGCGAAGACATAACCGGAGGCAGTGATTTGGATAGAACATACATAAACAGAGAGATAAATATCATCACCATGCAGTCAGAATGTTTTAAAACACTCATACCATCCTCATAAAGTCTGGTTGCCTCAATCACATCGTTCAATATCCTGCATCCGGCTTTGATAATGATAAGAACTGTAACTAGTTCAAGGCCTTTTGAGATCAGAAGCTTAAGATAATTCACCGCAAAATGACGGGTTGATTTAAGACCTCCAAAGCCAAGGACAAACACTCCGATTATGCATAAAATCTGAGCGGTAAGATAAATACTTACAAAGCGCAGTATTACAAAAAACATCACCATCGAAAAAACAATCATACAGACAATGATCTGGACCTTAGATACAAGCCCCAAAACATTTAAGGTGGTAAGATTAGTGATCTGCCGGTCTATGTTGAACACCAGATCAATAAGCTCTGACGGTCCCATATAACCGTTATCAACCATGGTTACAAAGGAATCAATTATCGACTTGCCTATAGCATAGTCATTACTCAGAAGATAGAAGAAAATACCGGTAAATAGAACTCCTGTAACTAAAGAGAAGAAAAACTCCGACATATCGCCGTTAAAAGCACAGCGTATACCGGTCATAACCATACTCATTGGAACTAAAAACCAGAAGAGCCTCATGGCGGCCTTATGAATAGGAACAGCACTGTCATTCACACATAAGACAAACTCGTCTATCAGAGAATTTAATATTCCATCCGCATTGAGTTCAACAGCGGATGCTGAACCTGTTATAAAAAGGAGGGATAGCAGTAAGATTTTCACCGAGCTCACCTTAACTACATAGTCACATCCAGATGACGTGATTTTGTATTATTATCATTACGTAAAAAAAGCTCATCTGCCTTTTCTTTTATCTTTTCCTTTTCGTGGTTCTTGGTAATTTCACTTGAAGAAATTCTGTTGAGATCAGAGATCTGAGCTGTAAGCTGCACCAGAGCATTAGCCTGAGAAGCATTTACTTTTGAGAGCGTATCAATAGAATCATTAAGCCCCAGTGAATCCTCGGACTGCATGGAGAATTCATTGAGTTTATCTATGCTTTCAAGCAAAAGCTGCTGAGTCTTTATGGCGTTTTCTTTTGTATGTGCTGAAACAGATAAGGCTTCATTATCAATCATCTGATTAAGCTTCCTGAAATTGCAGGAATCACTTTCAAGACACTTAAGCCAGGCCTCTGATCTGATGGAATCCTCTGAATAGCCTGCTGCCGATTCTGTATTTTTGGCAAAGGCATAGCTGGCTTCTAAAAGCAGCATGGAATTCTGATTAAGCTCCTGAACGGACTTCCAGGCATCCTTATACTGAAAGCTGGAATTACTCTCCTC includes:
- a CDS encoding type IV secretion system protein, with translation MKILLLSLLFITGSASAVELNADGILNSLIDEFVLCVNDSAVPIHKAAMRLFWFLVPMSMVMTGIRCAFNGDMSEFFFSLVTGVLFTGIFFYLLSNDYAIGKSIIDSFVTMVDNGYMGPSELIDLVFNIDRQITNLTTLNVLGLVSKVQIIVCMIVFSMVMFFVILRFVSIYLTAQILCIIGVFVLGFGGLKSTRHFAVNYLKLLISKGLELVTVLIIIKAGCRILNDVIEATRLYEDGMSVLKHSDCMVMIFISLFMYVLSKSLPPVMSSLMYGTNGFENGAGGISLKKYRFLVNRNPGK